The Candidatus Denitrolinea symbiosum DNA window GGGCGAGACGCCGAAGTTCAGCGGCGGCGCGACGAGGACTCCCGTCTGCCGCGAGGCGGCGTCCGCGAGCGCGAGGGGGATCTTGATGTCGGTCAACAGGCTGAGATGGGCGTGTTGTTCGCACGCGCCGAGGACGAGGATGAGGCGGTCGTCCTGTTCGAGATATTTTTCAACGTCCATCCAGTTCAAGTCTTCGATGCGCATGGCTGCTCCAAAATCTGTACGCGGATTTGACGGACTCACACGGAGGAATTTAAAAATCCGTGAAAGTCCGTTCCTTTCGCGCCATCCGTGTACCGAAAAATGTTACGGCGGCGGAAGGGTGGGAGTCTCGGTCGCGGTGGGAGGCGGGATCGGGGTCTCGGTCGGCGGCTCGACGGGCGTCGAAGTCGGCGGGACGGGAGTCGGCGGCGGGGTATCCGTCGGCGGGATGGGCGTGTCTGTGGGCGGAATCTCCGTCGGCGGATTCGGCAGTTGCAGGTTCAGCAGGATGATTTTTTCCGCGGCCGCGCCGTTCGGGCCTTCGATCCGCAGGCGCAATCCGATGATGCCGTTTTGCGCCATGCTCAGGTCGAGCAAAGCCAGCAGCCCGCCGCGCACAGGCTGGCGTCCCTCGGCAACCAGGAACCAATTGTCGGGGTCGTCGCTGTGGGCGTAGTCCAGCGCCCAGCCGCGGAATCCGCCGGTGGCGTCCGCGACGCCGCGCACTTCCACAAGCGAATTGGTCACGACCTGGCCGTCCTTAAGATTGCCAAATTCCAAAATCGGATGCGGGTCGTCGGCGGTGCATTCGCGGTCGGGCGCGAAGACCGGTTCGCCAGCCGGGAGATCGTGGGCGGAGAGCCAGTTCCTCCCATCGGGACTTTGCAGCCACCTGCGTCCCCACGGATCGCTCACCTGGAACGCCAGAACCTCCTCGGCGAATTCGTCGCCGCAGGCCGCCGAGGCCTCGAGGCCGGACCATGAGTCGATCTTGATCTTGCGGAACAGGTCCTTGCCCGCGGGCAGCGGAGGCTGGTCGGCCGCGAAGTATTCCTGCCGCTGTCCGCCGCGGCACCACTGCGAGGGCCGAGTCCCCGAAGTGGCGCAGACCGTCTCCGTCACGATGCCGGGCGGCGGGATGAAGCCGCGCAGGTTGCCTCCGCTGACGATGGGCGCGGCGTATTGCATGAACTGACTCCAAATCGGCGCCGCGCCGGTGGAGCCGGTGGTGTTGATCATCGGGCTGTAGTCCGCGTTTCCGACCCAGACGCCGGTCACGAGGTCGGGAGTGTAGCCGAGCGTCCAGTTGTCGAAGACCAGCTGCGCCGCGTCCCCGCGCGGGGTCCCGCTGGTGCCGGTCTTGGCGGCCGCGGGAAAGGGCAGGTTCAATACCGAGTTGTAACCGAACATCCACGAGCGCGCCTCGTTATCCGAAAGGATGGACGAGATCAGGAAGGCGTGTTCGGGGCGGATGACCTGCTCGCCCACGACGGGTTTGTATTCGTCAACCACTTTGCCGTTGAGGTCGGTGATCTTCAGGATGGCGACGGGCGGGGATTTCCGCCCCTCGTTCGCGAAGACCGAGAAAGCGGACGTCATCTCGAGCAGGCTGACTTCGCCGCCGCCGAGCGTCAACGCGAGACCGTAGTCGGGCGCGGTCAACGAGGCGATGCCCAGCCGTTCGGCCATGGCGATCATCCCATCCTTCTCCGGGGTGGCCGGGTCGTCGTACACGCCGACGAATTGCAGGGTTTTGACCGCCGGGACGTTGAACGAGTTCGCCAGCGCCACGCGGGCGGTGACGGGACCGTGGAATTTGCCGTCGTAGTTCGAGGGGATGTACGGCGGACGCGAGTCGGCCGCGAGTCCCGAGGGCGGGAACTCGCTCGGCACGTCCCAGATCAACGTGGAGGGCGTCCAGCCCTTTTCGAACGCGGCGGCGTAGGTGATGGGTTTGATGGACGAGCCAGGCTGGCGCGTGGCGCTGACGGCCATGTTGATCTGTCCGCTGATCTCGACGTTGTTGAAATCCGCCGAGCCGACCATGGCGAGGATCTCCCCGGTGGCGGGGCGGACGGCGACCAGCGCGCCGTTGCGGGCGTTGTTGGCGGCGAGCGCGGCGACCTGCTCGGAGACGATGCGCTGGGCCTCGTCCTGCAATTGGGGGTCGAGCGTGGTGGTGACGGTGAAGCCCGAGCGGTAGATGGTCTGCGCGTCGTATTTGCTTTCGAGGATGCCGCGCACATAGTTCACCCAGTGCGGGTACCGCATGTCGAAGTTGAGCGGCGGGAATTGATAATTGCGGATCTCTTCCGCGGCGCCGGTGGCGGCCGGCGCGTCCATGCAGACGCGCTGCGCGCTGTTGCTGACCTTGATGCAGTTCCTGTCCTGGCTGAGGATGAATATCAACACCAGCGCCTGCTCGTGCCGCTTCAAGGCGGCGTCGCGGTTGGCGTAAATGTCGTAGACTGCGGGCGATTGCGGAAGCCCCGCGAGGAAGCTGGCCTGGGCGAGGGTCAACTTGTCTGCGGTGGTGTGGAAGTACGTCTCGGCCGCGGCTTCGATTCCGTAGGCGAGGTTGCCGTAATAGATTTCGTTCAGGTAGAGTTCGAGGATCTGGTCTTTGGTATAACGCCGCGTGATCTCCGCCGCGAGGACGATCTCGCGCGCTTTGCGCTTGACCGTCCGCTGGGCGCGCTCTTCGGGCGAGAGCAGCAGCGCCCGCGCCAATTGCTGCGTGATGGTGGACGCGCCGCCTCCCTCCCCGCCGGTGCGGTAGTTGTCCCACAGGGCGCGGGCAATGGCCCACGGGTCGAAGCCCGGATGCTCGTAGAAGTCCTTGTCTTCGACGGCGATGGTGGCCGCGACGACGGCCGGGGAAATTTTGCTGAGCGGGACGTAGGTGCGGCGTCCCGCGCTGGGATCGAGGATCTCGTAAAGGACGGCGCCGTTGCGGTCCAGGATGCGCGTGGTCTCGAACTGCGAAGCGCGCGACTGCAAGTCCGCCACGCTGGGAAGCGTGCGCGCGATGGAGTAGTAACTGAGGACGGCGATGGTGACCGCGAGCAGCGCGAGCAGCGCCGCCGCGAACAAACCGCCGATCAAACCGTAGGCGGCGCATCCCAGCGCGCGGCGCGTATCGAAAGGCGGACGCGACGGAGGCTGCCGATCGGCCTCCGTCCAGCGCGCGGCGTTCGGCGTGGACGCAGGCGGAGGCGCGGACGGAGGCGGAGGAGGGACGGGCTGGTACGCGGCCAGGGTGACGCGCGTCCCCTCCGGGTCGGTCTCCTCCACGCGGCGAGGGAGGGGCATGTTGTCGGCGTCGAGGCGCGGACGAGGAAGCGGTCCCTCGTAGACGCGCGGCCGCTGTCCCGTAGCATGATGCGGCGTGATGTCGTCGCGGGTCTCTTCTTCGGAGTTCAGCAGTCTGCGGATTCGTTCGCGTTCGCGGTCGTCTTCAGTCATGGGAATTTCCGTCTACCGATCAGTAAGGTTTTCATTGCGGTTTAGACGCCACCAGGACGGCCAGAGTTCCACGCATGAGCGTTTCGTCTTTCTGGTTCTTCACATCCAGCGCGACGAGCGCCTGTCCGCCGCCGATGCGCGGCATGGCTTTCAATTCTTTGACTTCCATCTCGACGCGGAGCGTGTCGCCGATGAAAACGGGTCTGACGAATTTCCATTCGACGATCTCGCGGAAGGCGAGGACGGTCCCTTCCAGCGCGCCCGTCCGCATGAGCAGGCCGACCGCGATGGACAGTCCCAGCAGCCCGTGCGCGATGCGCTGGCCGAACTGTGTGGTCGCGGCAAACGCCGCGTCGGTGTGAATCTGGTTGTAGTCGCCCGTCAGCCCGGCGAAGGTCATAATATCGCCCTCGGTCACGGTGCGCCCGACGCTGGCTATTTTTTGTCCGACGGAAAATTCTTCAAAGTAAAGTCCTGGCATGGGAGTCTCCTGGTTTGGTAGTCGAGTAGTCGAGTAGTCGGGTAGTCGGGTAGTCGAGTAGTCTGATAGTCGGGTAGTCTGATAATTCGACCACGTGACCATCCGACCATTCGACCACGCGCCCATTCGACCACGCGACTATCGGACCACACGACCATTCGACCATCAGACCAAATTATATCTGCTAAAATACACCCATGCGCGACTGGAACCTCACCCTCGGCGACCCACTCCATCTAACCCTCGCGGCGGACTTTCGCTTCGGCGGCGCGGACTATCTCAACGACCACGTTTGGGAACTCGACTTCGCTTCGGGCGAGCCGCGCGCCCTCTCGCTGCACACCACCTTCGGCCTGCGCGCCCGCTCGATGCGCGTCTTCCCCCGCTTCCGCGAGGGCCGCGTCGCCGCGGCCGACCCGGCGCAATTTCCCCGCGCGCCGCGCCTGAAAAAATTTCGTCCCAACTTCCTCGAACTCGAATTCTCCCCGCTGACCGATCTCGACGTGACCGCCGAGTTTTGGGCGGCTGGCTCGCAGGTCGTCGCGGGACGCTACACCCTCGTCCAGCGCGGCGCGAAACCGCGCAAAGTCAACCTCGAACTGTGCGCTGTCCTCGCCCCGCTCGACGGACAAGCCTTCTTCGCCGCGCAATCGCAGATGGTGCACGTCATCACCGGGACGACGGGCGGACTCGCCCCGCTTCTCTACATGACGGGCGGACCGGCCGCCATCTCCGCGCCCTATCCCGCGCTGACGGTGGAACTCGACCTCAAGCCCTCCGCCCCGCGCCAGGTCTCCTGGGCGCTGGCCGCGTTGACCGCCTCCGGGCCGTCCTTCGAACTGGCGCGCAAAACTGTGGCGCGTCATTGGGAGGCCGAAACCGCCCGCATCGAGATGACCGCCGAATCCCAAACCGTTGACATCGAAACCGGCAACCCCGATTGGGACGCGGCCTTTGCCCTCGCGCAAACCGCCGCGCTGCGTTCCTTCCTCCCGGCCGGAGAGACGCTCCCCTGCCCGTCTTTCGTCCTCGCCCGCGCGCCCGATCGCGGCTTCTCGCCCAAAGGCGACGGGAGCGACTATCCCCTCGGCTGGTCGGGACAGAGTCCGCTCGAGGCGTACTACCTCGCCAGTCTCCTGCCCGGCGCGCCGCAGCACGCCAAAGGTCTGCTCCGCAACTTCCTCTCCACGCAGGCCGAAGACGGCTTCGTCGACGCGCGCCCCGGCCTCGCAGGTCAGCGCGCGAAGATGCTGTCCGCGCCGCTGCTGGCTTCGCTGGCGTGGCAGGTCGGCCAGTCCACGAACGACGAGGCCTTCCTCGCCGAGGTCTTTCCGCCCCTGCTGAAATTTTTCTGGAACTGGTTCTCGCCCGCGCACGACCGCGACCGCGACGGCCTGCCCGAATGGGACCACCTCCTCCAAACGGGCTGGGACGAGAATCCCCTCTTCGACATTTGGAACCCCGCCTCGCAGGGCGTGGACATCAACACGGTGGAAAACCCCGGCCTCTACTCCATGCTGGCGCGCGAAGCCGCCTGTCTCATTCTGATGGCTGAAAGACTCGGGCGCGCCCACGAAGTAGCGCTGGTCAAACGTCAGGCCGAGCGTCTCGACGAAATCGTCGCCGCGGGCTGGGACGAACGCGCCGCCCTCTACCGTTACCGCGACCTCGCCACCCATCTCAGCCCGGCAGGCGCGGTCATCGCCAGCGGCCCGGGCGGAAAACCGCTCAAACCGAAGGCCGTCTTCGAGCAGCCCGTCCGCCTGCTGATCGAAGCGCAGACTGACAACCCCGCGGCCAAACGTCCTGCCGCCCGGCTCGCCGAGTTCGCCACCAAGCCGCCCGTCGAGAACATCGCGCCCGAAGCGTTCCAATGGCGAAGCGGCGGCCTGGTCGCGGCCAGCCGAACCGTCTTCACCCGCCTCGGCCGCGTGGAAGTCCTCGGCCTCACAGCAAAAGACAAAGTCGTCGTCAAATCTGTGGACCTGACCGCGCAGGACCAGACGCTCCTCCTCCCGCTCTGGGCGGGACTGCCCGACCAGCAGCGCGCCCAGACGATGATCGGACGCGCCCTGCTGGACGCTGCGCGCTTCGACCGGCCGTTCGGCCTCCCCGCCCTCGCCTCTCCCTCCGACCCCGCGGCGGACTCGGTTTCCTCCAGCGTTCACCTGCCCTTCAACCACCTCGTCGGCGAGGGATTGCTCGCCTACGGATTCCGCGTCGAGGCCGCGCGCCTCGTGGAACACATCATGGCCGCGGTCGTGAAGAACCTTAAAGAGACGCGCGCCTTCCACCAGCGCCACCACGCGCAGACGGGCGCGCCGCTCGGCGAGCGTCACGCGTTGACCGGCCTCGCGCCGCTCGGACTCTTCCTGCAAACCCTGGGCGTGACGATCCTCTCCGCCACGCGCGTCCGGCTCGAAGGGCGGAACCCCTTCCCGTGGCCGATGACGATCCGCTACCGCGGCCTCACCGTGAAGCGCGGCGCGGACTCGACGGAGGTCGTCTTCCCCAACGGCAAATCTGTCACGGTGACGGACCCGCGTCCATGCGAGGTCAGCCAGCAGGCTTCGTCGGAATAAAATCCCCGGCCGCGAATTCCACGCCCCGCGCCGGCAAACTGCGCGGCAGGTTCTGACAGAGGCGTTCCACCTGCGCCGCAAAACGGAAAGCGCCCTGTAAAACTTAAAATTTTCCCAATTTTGGCGATTCCGAACGGAGTCGCTTTTTTTCATGTTACAATTTTTTTCGTCCCATATATGGCGGCTCGACGAAATTCCAGCGTGCGTCCGCCATAAGTAGCGATTGTCTCTACATCTTCATTTTCAATACGGAGACGAACAGAGCAAACCATTCTTTAAGAAAGTGTCTGAAGACTTGGGCGCAGAGTACGCGCCAAAACGGTTTTTCAGGCGCTCTCCAACGAAAGGAGGTAATCCCCATGACGAACGCCAGGAGAACTGTCGTCGCGGCCGCGTTGGGAGAGTGCGTGCATGTGGCGGGAGTGATGAACTTCCTCCGTTTGGCGGAAGCGGCCGGATGGCGGACCGTGTTCCTCGGCCCGGCGGTCGCGACGGAAGACGTCCTGGCCGCCGCGCGGCGCGAGGACGCGGACCTGGTCGGCGTGTCGTACCGCCTGACGCCGGAGACCGGCGAACGCCTGCTGGGAGAATTCGCCGAAGCCGCGGATGAACTGCGCGAGAGCGGAGTCCGCTTTGCCTTTGGAGGCACGCCGCCGGTCGCCGAACGGGCGAAGGCGTTGCAGTTCTTCGAGCGCGTCTTCGACGGCAGCGAACCGGTCGAGGCCGTCCTCGGCTATCTCAAAGGTCAGAACATCGCGGGGGAATCAAGTCAACAATTTCCGCAGACCGCGATCGAGCGCATCCGCTGGAAATCGCCGTACCCGATCCTGCGGCATCACTTTGGTTTACCCACAATGGAGGACACGCTGGCGGGCATCGAAAAGATCGCCGAGGCGCAGGCCCTCGACGTGATCTCGCTCGGCATAGACCAGGACGCGCAGGAAAACTTCTACCATCCCGAAAGGCAGGACCCGCGCAGAAAAGGCGCGGGCGGCGTCCCCGTCCGCTCCGAGGCGGACTACCGCGCGCTGTACGCGGCCAGCCGCCGCGGCAACTTCCCGCTCCTGCGCGCCTACTCCGGCACGGACGATTTCATCCGCCTGGCCGAAATGTACGCCGACACGATCCACATCGCCTGGTGCGCCATCCCGCTCTTCTGGTTCAACCAGATGGACGGGCGCGGCCCCTGGGACCTGGAAGGCTCGATCCGCGAACACCAGCAGGTCATGCAGTGGTACGGCGCGCGCGGCATCCCCGTCGAACTCAACGAGCCGCATCACTGGGGCATGCGCGACGCCTCCGACGCGGTCTTCGTCGCCGCGGCGTTCCTCTCCGCGTACAACACGCGCGCCTTCGGCGTGCGGGATTACATCGCGCAGATGATGTTCAACAGCCCGCCCGGCCTCTCCGACAAAATGGACCTGGCAAAAATGCTGACGGCGCTGGATCTCATCACCCCCCTGGCTTCGCCATCCCCTCATTTTACGGAGCAAAATGGGGAGAACGAGGGGGGCTTCCGCATCTGGAAGCAAACCCGCATCGGACTGCTTTCGCATCCCCTCGACCCCGAAGCGGCGCGCGGCCATCTGGCCGCTTCCACCTACCTGCAGATGTCGCTGCGTCCGCACATCTACCACATCGTCGGTCACACCGAGGCGGATCACGCCGCCACCGCCGACGACGTGATCGTCGCCAGCCGCGTCGCGCGCCGCGCCATCGAAAACGCGCTGGGCGCGCCCGACCTGACCGCCGACCCGATCGTCGCCCGACGCCGCGCCGAACTCGCCGCCGAGACGAACGCCATCCTCGACGCCATCCGCGCCCTCGCGGGACCCGACGCGGCCGACCCGTTCACGGACGCCGCGACCCTCGCCCGCGCGGTCACGTCGGGAATCCTCGACGCGCCGCAGCTGGTCAACAACAAATTCGGGCGCGGGGAAGTCCGCACGCGCATCGTGGACGGCGCCTGCGTCAGCGTGGACGGGACGGGGAATCCCATTTCGGAGCGCGAACGGATCGCGAAATTAATATGATCGTCATCGTCGTCACAGGAATCCGAAAGTTCTACTTTCGGAGTTGAAGACCCGAAGGAGACTTACATGACTCGCAAACACACTGTCATCGGCGCGGGCCACGGCGGAAAAGCCATGGCCGCGCATCTGGCGTTGATGGGATTCTCCGTCACGCTATTCAACCGCACCGCCTCGCACGTGGAGATCATCAAAAAGCGCGGCGGCATCGAACTGGACAGCCAGGATGAAAGCGGGCCGCGCGGCTTCGCCAAACTCGCCAAGGTCACGTCCGATATCGGCGAGGCGCTGGAGCAGGCCGAGGTAATCCAAGTGGCGCTGCCCTCCTCCGCCCACGCGGACATCGCCGCGGCGGCCGCGCCGCATTTGAAGGACGGACAGGTCGTCATCCTGCACCCGGGCCGCACCTGCGGCGCGCTCGAATTCGTCAAAGTGATACGCGACCGCGGCTGCGCGGCCGACGTCACCGTGGCCGAGGCGGAGACCTTCATCTACGCCTCCCGCTCCGACGGTCCCGCGCAGGCGCGTATTTTCCGCATCAAGGAGGCCGTGCCGCTCGCCGCGCTCCCCGCCAGCCGCACCGCTCAGGTTTTGGAAGTCATCCACGAAGCCTATCCCCAGTTCATTGACGGGGTGGATGTGCTCAACACCGGCCTCAACAATATGGGCGCCATCTTCCACCCCGCGTTGACGCTGTTGAACGCCGGCTGGATCGAATCCACGCACGGCGATTATCAGTTCTACATTGACGGCGTGACGCCCTCGGTGGCGCGCATGTTGGAGGTGCTGGACCGCGAACGCGTGACGGTGGCTTCGGCGCTCGGCATCCGCGCCCGCACCGCGCTGGAATGGCTGAGGCTGGCCTACGCCGCGGAGGGAGAAGACCTCTACGAAGCCATCCACAACCAGCCCGGCTATTACGGCATCAAAGCGCCGCCCACATTACAGCACCGCTATCTCTTCGAGGACATCCCGATGAGCCTGGTGCCGATCGCCTCCATCGGCAAAAGATACGGCGTGGCCGTCGGCGCCATGGAGAGCGTCATCAAGATCGGCAGCATCATCCATCGCACCGACTATTGGAGGCGCGGGCGGACCGTGGAAAAGCTGGGACTCGAACAATGGAGCGTGAGCGAATTGACGCGCTTCGTGCAGGAAGGCGTGATCGAGTAACGGAAAATTTCTTTAACACGATGGAAGATCTCATACAATCAGGGCGCTTCATTCTTTGTGCGCCTTTGTGACCCTTTGTGTTTAGGCTCTTTTCCGTAATTGTGAAAGAGCCGGAAAGGAAAAACGAATGGCTGGAATCGCAGGGATCGCCCAACCCGGGCAAAGCGAACTTGTCAACCAAATGCTGGATCGAATGGCGCATCGCGGTCCCGACTGGCGCGCTGTGCGCGAGGAGGACGGCGTCACCTTCGGCGCGCTCGGTTTGGACATTCAAACGCAGGACCTGGACGCGTTGAAATCGAACGGACTCGTCCGCGACCGCGCCGGCAGGGGACGCTTCGCCCAGGCGCAGGCAAACTCAAACGGCTTCGCCCTCAAACGCGACGCGCTGGGCGTGCGGCCTCTTTATTACGGCTGGACCTCGGAAGGCGCATTGTGCTTCGCGTCCGAGGTCAAAGGCCTGCTGGCCGCCACGCGCGACGTCCACGAAATGCCTCCCGGCCACACCTTCGACGGCGCTCGCCTGAGCAGGAATTCCGAAATCGCCGTTCAACCATCCGATATGGACGCGCCGGAAGTCATGGCGCGTGAACTGCGCCGGCGGTTGGAGCGATCCGTTCAAGCGCGAATCGGCGACGGGAACGTCGGCGCGTGGCTCTCCGGCGGGATCGACTCGAGCGCTCTGGCCGCGCTGGCGCGTCCGCTTGTGAGCGCGCTCCACACCTTCGCGGCCGGGCTGCCGGGCGCGCCGGACCTCGAGTTTGCGCGCCTCGCCGCCGACTTCATCCGCTCCGAGCATCACGAACGCGTCGTCCAGCCGGAAGAGATTCCCGCCGTCCTGCCAGAGGCGATCCACGCCCTCGAGTCGTTCGACGCGCTGCTGGTACGATCCAGCGTAATGAATTACCTGGCGGCCGAGAGCGCGTCGGATTACGTTCCGGCCGTTTTTTCGGGCGAGGGCGGCGACGAGTTGTTCGCCGGGTATGAATATCTGAAGGAACTTCCCCCGGCCGGCCTCCCCGAGGAACTCATAGATATCGTCAACCGTTTACACAACACCGCCTTGCAGCGCGTGGACCGGTGTTCGTCGGCTTTCGGGATGGTGGCCTACGTCGGCTTTTTGGATTCCGAGGTGGTCGAATACGCCTTGAAGATCCCCGCCGGGCTGAAGATCCGCAACGGCGTGGAAAAATGGGTCCTGCGCGAGGCTATGAAGGACGCGCTGCCCGGTCCGATTTTGCGTCGTCCCAAGGTAAAATTCTGGCAGGGCGCCGGCGTGGAAGATTTTCTGGAGAAATACGCCGATAAAAAGGTCAGCGACGCGGATTTCGAGCGCGAGCGCGGCCTGCCCGACGGCAGCCGCCTGAATTCAAAAGAAGAGCTCCTCTATTACCGCATCTTCCGTGAATATTTCGGCGAATTTGACGACCTGTCCTGGATGGGACGCACCAAAAGAACACAGGCATCATAGGAGGCCGCAATGATCGAATTCGACTGGAACTCTTTCGTCTTTCTCCCCCTTCTCGTTTTTGCCGCCCGCATCGCCGACGTGACCCTCGGCACCATCCGAATCATCTTCACTTCGCGCGGCAGGAAGACCATCGCGCCCCTGCTCGGCTTCGTGGAGGTCTTCATCT harbors:
- a CDS encoding carboxypeptidase (penicillin-binding protein), whose protein sequence is MTEDDRERERIRRLLNSEEETRDDITPHHATGQRPRVYEGPLPRPRLDADNMPLPRRVEETDPEGTRVTLAAYQPVPPPPPSAPPPASTPNAARWTEADRQPPSRPPFDTRRALGCAAYGLIGGLFAAALLALLAVTIAVLSYYSIARTLPSVADLQSRASQFETTRILDRNGAVLYEILDPSAGRRTYVPLSKISPAVVAATIAVEDKDFYEHPGFDPWAIARALWDNYRTGGEGGGASTITQQLARALLLSPEERAQRTVKRKAREIVLAAEITRRYTKDQILELYLNEIYYGNLAYGIEAAAETYFHTTADKLTLAQASFLAGLPQSPAVYDIYANRDAALKRHEQALVLIFILSQDRNCIKVSNSAQRVCMDAPAATGAAEEIRNYQFPPLNFDMRYPHWVNYVRGILESKYDAQTIYRSGFTVTTTLDPQLQDEAQRIVSEQVAALAANNARNGALVAVRPATGEILAMVGSADFNNVEISGQINMAVSATRQPGSSIKPITYAAAFEKGWTPSTLIWDVPSEFPPSGLAADSRPPYIPSNYDGKFHGPVTARVALANSFNVPAVKTLQFVGVYDDPATPEKDGMIAMAERLGIASLTAPDYGLALTLGGGEVSLLEMTSAFSVFANEGRKSPPVAILKITDLNGKVVDEYKPVVGEQVIRPEHAFLISSILSDNEARSWMFGYNSVLNLPFPAAAKTGTSGTPRGDAAQLVFDNWTLGYTPDLVTGVWVGNADYSPMINTTGSTGAAPIWSQFMQYAAPIVSGGNLRGFIPPPGIVTETVCATSGTRPSQWCRGGQRQEYFAADQPPLPAGKDLFRKIKIDSWSGLEASAACGDEFAEEVLAFQVSDPWGRRWLQSPDGRNWLSAHDLPAGEPVFAPDRECTADDPHPILEFGNLKDGQVVTNSLVEVRGVADATGGFRGWALDYAHSDDPDNWFLVAEGRQPVRGGLLALLDLSMAQNGIIGLRLRIEGPNGAAAEKIILLNLQLPNPPTEIPPTDTPIPPTDTPPPTPVPPTSTPVEPPTETPIPPPTATETPTLPPP
- a CDS encoding dehydratase, producing MPGLYFEEFSVGQKIASVGRTVTEGDIMTFAGLTGDYNQIHTDAAFAATTQFGQRIAHGLLGLSIAVGLLMRTGALEGTVLAFREIVEWKFVRPVFIGDTLRVEMEVKELKAMPRIGGGQALVALDVKNQKDETLMRGTLAVLVASKPQ
- a CDS encoding methionine synthase; the protein is MTNARRTVVAAALGECVHVAGVMNFLRLAEAAGWRTVFLGPAVATEDVLAAARREDADLVGVSYRLTPETGERLLGEFAEAADELRESGVRFAFGGTPPVAERAKALQFFERVFDGSEPVEAVLGYLKGQNIAGESSQQFPQTAIERIRWKSPYPILRHHFGLPTMEDTLAGIEKIAEAQALDVISLGIDQDAQENFYHPERQDPRRKGAGGVPVRSEADYRALYAASRRGNFPLLRAYSGTDDFIRLAEMYADTIHIAWCAIPLFWFNQMDGRGPWDLEGSIREHQQVMQWYGARGIPVELNEPHHWGMRDASDAVFVAAAFLSAYNTRAFGVRDYIAQMMFNSPPGLSDKMDLAKMLTALDLITPLASPSPHFTEQNGENEGGFRIWKQTRIGLLSHPLDPEAARGHLAASTYLQMSLRPHIYHIVGHTEADHAATADDVIVASRVARRAIENALGAPDLTADPIVARRRAELAAETNAILDAIRALAGPDAADPFTDAATLARAVTSGILDAPQLVNNKFGRGEVRTRIVDGACVSVDGTGNPISERERIAKLI
- a CDS encoding NADP transhydrogenase subunit alpha, which gives rise to MTRKHTVIGAGHGGKAMAAHLALMGFSVTLFNRTASHVEIIKKRGGIELDSQDESGPRGFAKLAKVTSDIGEALEQAEVIQVALPSSAHADIAAAAAPHLKDGQVVILHPGRTCGALEFVKVIRDRGCAADVTVAEAETFIYASRSDGPAQARIFRIKEAVPLAALPASRTAQVLEVIHEAYPQFIDGVDVLNTGLNNMGAIFHPALTLLNAGWIESTHGDYQFYIDGVTPSVARMLEVLDRERVTVASALGIRARTALEWLRLAYAAEGEDLYEAIHNQPGYYGIKAPPTLQHRYLFEDIPMSLVPIASIGKRYGVAVGAMESVIKIGSIIHRTDYWRRGRTVEKLGLEQWSVSELTRFVQEGVIE
- a CDS encoding asparagine synthase; the encoded protein is MAGIAGIAQPGQSELVNQMLDRMAHRGPDWRAVREEDGVTFGALGLDIQTQDLDALKSNGLVRDRAGRGRFAQAQANSNGFALKRDALGVRPLYYGWTSEGALCFASEVKGLLAATRDVHEMPPGHTFDGARLSRNSEIAVQPSDMDAPEVMARELRRRLERSVQARIGDGNVGAWLSGGIDSSALAALARPLVSALHTFAAGLPGAPDLEFARLAADFIRSEHHERVVQPEEIPAVLPEAIHALESFDALLVRSSVMNYLAAESASDYVPAVFSGEGGDELFAGYEYLKELPPAGLPEELIDIVNRLHNTALQRVDRCSSAFGMVAYVGFLDSEVVEYALKIPAGLKIRNGVEKWVLREAMKDALPGPILRRPKVKFWQGAGVEDFLEKYADKKVSDADFERERGLPDGSRLNSKEELLYYRIFREYFGEFDDLSWMGRTKRTQAS